A single Thermoanaerobaculia bacterium DNA region contains:
- the rplC gene encoding 50S ribosomal protein L3 codes for MDGMLGKKLGMTQIFTADGDTVQVTVVEVGPCVVVTRRTAAKDGYDAVQLGLVEVKPPRHVTKPQQGHFKKAGATPTRKLAEFEITADEAWAAGDQVKCSMFQEKDFVDVVGTSKGKGFQGVMKRHGFKGGRATHGSMFHRAPGSIGGSSFPSRVYPGMKGTGRMGGKRITTKNLLVVKVDEEKNLIYLRGSVPGGENGYVALKRAKRG; via the coding sequence ATGGATGGAATGCTCGGAAAGAAGCTGGGGATGACCCAGATATTCACAGCGGATGGAGACACGGTGCAGGTCACCGTGGTGGAAGTCGGTCCGTGCGTCGTGGTGACGCGGCGTACCGCCGCGAAAGACGGCTACGATGCCGTTCAGCTCGGCCTGGTCGAGGTGAAGCCCCCGCGGCACGTCACCAAGCCGCAGCAGGGACACTTCAAGAAGGCCGGTGCGACTCCGACTCGGAAGCTCGCGGAGTTCGAGATCACGGCCGACGAGGCCTGGGCGGCCGGAGACCAGGTCAAGTGCTCGATGTTCCAGGAGAAGGATTTCGTGGACGTCGTCGGCACCAGCAAGGGCAAGGGTTTCCAGGGTGTGATGAAGCGCCACGGATTCAAGGGTGGTCGCGCGACCCACGGCTCGATGTTCCATCGCGCCCCGGGCTCGATCGGCGGCTCGTCCTTCCCGTCGCGCGTCTATCCCGGCATGAAGGGAACGGGGCGCATGGGCGGCAAGCGGATCACGACCAAGAACCTTCTGGTGGTCAAGGTCGACGAAGAGAAGAATCTGATCTATCTGCGCGGCTCGGTGCCGGGCGGCGAAAATGGCTACGTCGCGCTCAAGCGCGCGAAGCGCGGCTGA
- the rpsJ gene encoding 30S ribosomal protein S10, which translates to MLNEKIRIRLKAFDYRILDTSTYEIVDTARRTGARVVGPIPLPTHISRYTVNRSPHVDKKSREQFEIRTHKRLLDIYEPTSGTVDALMKLELPAGVDVEIKAFGK; encoded by the coding sequence ATGCTGAACGAGAAGATCCGCATCCGCCTGAAGGCGTTCGATTACCGCATCCTCGACACCTCGACCTACGAGATCGTCGATACGGCCCGTCGGACCGGAGCCCGGGTCGTCGGTCCGATTCCGCTGCCGACGCACATCTCGCGTTACACCGTGAACCGCTCGCCGCACGTCGACAAGAAGTCGCGGGAGCAGTTCGAGATTCGTACGCACAAGCGTCTGTTGGACATCTACGAGCCCACGAGTGGAACGGTGGACGCCCTGATGAAGCTCGAGCTGCCCGCTGGGGTGGACGTCGAGATCAAGGCGTTCGGCAAGTAA
- the tuf gene encoding elongation factor Tu, translating into MGKEKFDRTKPHVNVGTIGHVDHGKTTLTAALTKVAADKGWGKYVPYDEVAKASESQGRRDPTKILTIATSHVEYSTANRHYAHVDCPGHADYVKNMITGAAQMDGAILVVSAVDGPMPQTREHILLARQVGVPYIVVFLNKCDMVDDPELLDLVEMEVRDLLSSYQFPGDDTPIIRGAAIKALTGDPGPLGAESIIKLYEALDTYIPMPERDVDKAFLMPIEDIFSISGRGTVVTGRIERGIVKVQDEIEIVGIRPTQKSIVTGVEMFRKLLDRGEAGDNVGVLLRGTKKDDVERGQVLAKPGSITPHTVFKGEVYVLTKEEGGRHTPFFNGYRPQFYFRTTDVTGVGTLPAGTEMVMPGDNVNLSIELIAPIAMEKGVRFAIREGGRTIGAGTVTEVVK; encoded by the coding sequence ATGGGCAAGGAAAAGTTCGACCGCACCAAGCCGCACGTGAACGTTGGAACGATCGGTCACGTGGACCATGGGAAGACGACGCTGACTGCGGCGCTGACGAAGGTCGCCGCTGACAAGGGCTGGGGCAAGTATGTGCCGTACGACGAGGTGGCGAAGGCTTCCGAGTCGCAGGGCCGTCGTGACCCCACGAAGATTCTGACGATCGCGACGTCGCACGTCGAGTACTCGACGGCGAACCGCCACTACGCGCACGTCGATTGCCCCGGTCACGCGGACTACGTGAAGAACATGATCACGGGAGCGGCGCAGATGGACGGCGCGATCCTGGTGGTTTCGGCGGTGGACGGCCCGATGCCGCAGACGCGGGAGCACATCCTGCTGGCGCGTCAGGTCGGCGTGCCCTACATCGTGGTGTTCCTGAACAAGTGCGACATGGTGGACGATCCGGAGTTGCTGGACCTGGTGGAGATGGAGGTTCGCGACCTGCTGTCGTCGTACCAGTTCCCGGGCGACGACACTCCGATCATCCGCGGCGCGGCGATCAAGGCTCTGACGGGCGATCCGGGTCCTCTGGGCGCGGAGTCGATCATCAAGCTGTACGAGGCTCTGGACACCTACATTCCGATGCCGGAGCGCGACGTGGACAAGGCGTTCCTGATGCCGATCGAGGACATCTTCTCGATTTCGGGTCGCGGCACGGTGGTGACGGGCCGGATCGAGCGCGGCATCGTGAAGGTGCAGGACGAGATCGAGATCGTGGGCATCCGGCCGACGCAGAAGTCGATCGTGACGGGCGTCGAGATGTTCCGCAAGCTCCTGGATCGCGGCGAGGCGGGCGACAACGTCGGAGTGCTGCTGCGCGGCACGAAGAAGGACGACGTGGAGCGCGGGCAGGTGCTGGCGAAGCCGGGTTCGATCACGCCGCACACGGTGTTCAAGGGCGAGGTGTACGTGCTGACGAAGGAGGAGGGCGGTCGTCACACGCCGTTCTTCAACGGCTACCGTCCGCAGTTCTACTTCCGTACGACGGACGTGACGGGAGTGGGGACGCTGCCGGCCGGCACGGAGATGGTGATGCCCGGCGACAACGTGAACCTTTCGATCGAGCTCATTGCTCCGATCGCGATGGAGAAGGGCGTGCGCTTCGCGATCCGCGAAGGCGGCCGCACCATCGGCGCGGGCACCGTCACCGAAGTGGTCAAGTAA
- the fusA gene encoding elongation factor G, protein MARQAPLSMTRNIGIMAHIDAGKTTTTERILFYTGVNYKIGEVHEGTATMDWMVQEQERGITITAAATTCFWNKYRINIIDTPGHVDFTAEVERSLRVLDGAVAVFDAVAGVEPQSETVWRQADRYKVPRIAFVNKMDRIGADFDRCVSMMVSRLAASPVVIQFPWGREENLKGIIDLVRMQGIAYKDETMGAAYELVDIPEEYRERAKELREKMVEAIAETDDKLLEKYLSGEEITNEELKAALRIATITNRLQPVVCGSAFKNKGVQPLLDAVVDYLPSPDDIAPVQGLEPGTEKTVERSIEEGQPFAGLVFKIMSDPFVGQLAFFRVYSGHVASGTGVLNATKDSKERIGRLLKMHANKREEISEVWAGDIAAAVGLRSVTTGDTICDPQHPVVLEAMNFPEPVISVSIEPKTKVDQEKLGLALGKLMQEDPTFHVHTEPDTGQTLISGMGELHLEIIVDRLVREFNVGANVGKPQVAYKETITQEAEGEGKFVRQTGGRGQYGHAKIRLRPTTEAEFIFNNEIVGGVIPKEFIKPIEQGIREQLDNGPLAGYPISGVEVELYDGSYHDVDSSEIAFKIAGSMAFQDASKKAKPVLLEPIMAVEVVTPDEYMGEIIGDLTSRRGRVQHMEPRGNVQVIACKVPLSEMFGYATDVRSMSQGRASYTMQFASYEQAPKSVSEEVIAKAAG, encoded by the coding sequence ATGGCGAGACAAGCACCCCTGTCGATGACTCGCAATATCGGCATCATGGCTCACATTGATGCTGGTAAGACCACGACCACCGAGCGGATCCTGTTCTACACCGGGGTCAACTACAAGATCGGTGAAGTCCACGAAGGTACTGCCACCATGGACTGGATGGTCCAGGAGCAGGAGCGCGGGATCACCATCACCGCGGCGGCGACGACCTGTTTCTGGAACAAGTATCGGATCAACATCATCGATACTCCCGGTCACGTGGACTTCACTGCCGAGGTCGAGCGCTCGCTGCGCGTGCTCGACGGCGCTGTCGCCGTGTTCGACGCCGTGGCCGGCGTCGAGCCCCAGTCCGAGACCGTCTGGCGCCAGGCCGACCGCTACAAGGTGCCCCGCATCGCTTTCGTGAACAAGATGGACCGGATCGGCGCCGACTTCGATCGCTGCGTGTCGATGATGGTCTCGCGGCTCGCCGCGTCGCCGGTCGTCATTCAGTTCCCGTGGGGTCGCGAGGAGAATCTCAAGGGCATCATCGACCTCGTTCGCATGCAGGGCATCGCCTACAAGGACGAGACCATGGGCGCCGCCTACGAGCTCGTCGATATTCCGGAAGAGTACCGGGAGCGGGCGAAAGAGCTGCGCGAGAAGATGGTCGAGGCGATCGCCGAGACCGACGACAAGCTCCTGGAGAAGTACCTTTCCGGCGAGGAGATCACCAACGAGGAGCTCAAGGCGGCCCTGCGCATCGCGACGATCACCAATCGTCTGCAGCCGGTCGTCTGCGGCAGCGCGTTCAAGAACAAGGGCGTCCAGCCGCTGCTCGATGCCGTCGTCGACTACTTGCCTTCGCCGGACGACATCGCGCCGGTGCAGGGGCTGGAGCCGGGCACCGAGAAGACCGTCGAGCGTTCGATCGAAGAGGGGCAGCCTTTCGCGGGTCTGGTTTTCAAGATCATGAGCGACCCGTTCGTCGGGCAGCTCGCCTTCTTTCGCGTCTACTCGGGGCACGTCGCATCGGGCACCGGTGTGTTGAACGCCACCAAGGACTCGAAGGAGCGCATCGGCCGTCTTCTCAAGATGCACGCCAACAAGCGCGAGGAGATCTCCGAGGTCTGGGCGGGCGATATCGCCGCCGCCGTCGGTCTGCGCAGCGTGACGACCGGCGACACGATCTGTGATCCGCAGCACCCGGTCGTTCTCGAGGCGATGAACTTCCCCGAGCCCGTGATCTCGGTCTCGATCGAGCCCAAGACCAAGGTCGACCAGGAGAAGCTCGGCCTCGCCCTCGGCAAGCTCATGCAGGAAGATCCGACATTCCACGTGCACACCGAGCCCGACACCGGCCAGACGCTGATCTCGGGCATGGGCGAGCTGCATCTCGAGATCATCGTCGACCGTCTGGTTCGTGAATTCAACGTCGGCGCCAACGTCGGCAAGCCGCAGGTGGCCTACAAGGAAACCATCACCCAGGAGGCCGAGGGCGAGGGCAAGTTCGTGCGTCAGACCGGCGGTCGCGGCCAGTACGGTCACGCCAAGATCCGTCTGCGACCGACCACCGAAGCCGAGTTCATTTTCAACAACGAGATCGTCGGCGGCGTCATCCCCAAGGAGTTCATCAAGCCGATCGAGCAGGGAATCCGCGAGCAGCTGGACAACGGTCCGCTCGCCGGCTATCCGATCTCCGGCGTCGAGGTGGAGCTCTACGACGGCAGCTATCACGACGTCGACTCCTCGGAAATCGCCTTCAAGATCGCCGGTTCCATGGCTTTCCAGGACGCCTCGAAGAAGGCCAAGCCCGTCCTCCTCGAGCCGATCATGGCGGTCGAAGTGGTCACGCCCGACGAGTACATGGGCGAGATCATCGGCGACCTGACCTCGCGGCGCGGCCGCGTGCAGCACATGGAGCCGCGCGGCAACGTGCAGGTGATCGCCTGCAAGGTGCCGCTCTCCGAGATGTTCGGCTACGCGACGGACGTGCGATCGATGTCGCAGGGCCGCGCCAGTTACACCATGCAGTTCGCCTCTTACGAGCAGGCGCCGAAGAGCGTCAGTGAAGAAGTTATCGCGAAGGCCGCCGGCTGA
- the rpsG gene encoding 30S ribosomal protein S7, which produces MPRRREVPKRDVLPDPLYGSQLVTKFVNVVMRQGKKTVAERILYDALETVKERTSDDPVKVFKRAIENVKPAVEVKSRRVGGSTYQVPVEVNPSRKLALSIRWLIQSATKRGEKTMKAKLAGELLDAAENRGGAIKKKEDTHRMAEANKAFAHYRW; this is translated from the coding sequence ATGCCCAGGAGACGGGAAGTACCGAAGCGAGACGTTCTGCCGGACCCGCTTTACGGTTCGCAGCTGGTGACCAAGTTCGTCAATGTCGTGATGCGCCAGGGCAAGAAGACGGTCGCCGAGCGCATCCTGTACGATGCCCTCGAGACGGTGAAAGAGCGCACCTCCGACGATCCGGTCAAGGTGTTCAAGCGGGCGATCGAGAACGTCAAGCCCGCTGTCGAGGTCAAGTCGCGGCGCGTCGGCGGTTCGACGTATCAGGTGCCGGTCGAAGTCAACCCGAGCCGCAAGCTCGCGCTTTCGATCCGCTGGCTGATTCAGAGCGCGACGAAGCGCGGCGAAAAGACGATGAAGGCGAAGCTCGCGGGTGAGCTGCTGGACGCCGCCGAGAATCGCGGTGGCGCGATCAAGAAGAAGGAAGACACCCATCGCATGGCCGAGGCCAACAAGGCCTTCGCGCACTACCGCTGGTAG
- the rpsL gene encoding 30S ribosomal protein S12, which yields MPTIHQLVREGRQRVISKTKSPALQQAPQRRGVCVRVYTQTPKKPNSALRKVARVRLTNGIEVTTYIPGVGHNLQEHSIVLIRGGRVKDLPGVRYHVIRGTLDSVGVQNRRQGRSKYGAKRPKS from the coding sequence ATGCCGACGATTCATCAGCTGGTCCGCGAGGGTCGCCAGCGCGTCATCAGCAAGACCAAGAGCCCGGCTCTGCAGCAGGCGCCGCAGCGCCGGGGAGTCTGTGTCCGCGTCTACACCCAGACCCCGAAGAAGCCGAACTCGGCGCTGCGCAAGGTCGCCCGGGTGCGCCTGACCAACGGAATCGAAGTCACGACCTACATTCCGGGCGTCGGGCACAACCTTCAGGAGCACTCCATCGTCCTGATCCGTGGCGGTCGTGTGAAGGACCTGCCTGGTGTGCGCTATCACGTCATCCGCGGAACGCTCGACTCCGTGGGTGTACAGAACCGCCGGCAGGGGCGCTCGAAGTACGGCGCCAAGCGGCCGAAGTCGTAA
- a CDS encoding winged helix-turn-helix transcriptional regulator translates to MTNRRSDDSAHLDELVETAKGLAHPARLRILAMLHEGELCVCQMTAVLELAPSTVSQHLSVLSRGGLLADRKEGKLVFYRLRTDGAAAALLPPLLALFAHGAVAGTDRAVVARLREIPIATICAAELGLAAIDVRKAVAS, encoded by the coding sequence ATGACGAATCGACGAAGTGACGACTCGGCCCACCTCGATGAGCTCGTCGAGACGGCCAAGGGCCTCGCCCATCCCGCTCGCCTCCGTATTCTGGCCATGCTGCATGAAGGCGAGCTCTGCGTCTGCCAGATGACCGCCGTGCTGGAGCTCGCCCCTTCGACCGTCTCGCAGCACCTTTCGGTGCTCAGCCGGGGTGGGCTTCTCGCCGACCGGAAGGAGGGCAAGCTGGTCTTCTACCGCCTGCGGACGGACGGCGCCGCCGCCGCCCTGCTGCCTCCGCTGCTCGCCCTGTTTGCACACGGCGCGGTTGCCGGGACGGATCGAGCGGTCGTCGCCCGCCTGCGCGAGATTCCGATCGCCACGATCTGCGCCGCCGAGCTCGGCCTGGCGGCGATCGACGTCCGCAAGGCTGTGGCATCGTGA
- a CDS encoding arsenate reductase ArsC, with protein sequence MTRGVLFLCVANSARSQMAEGIARQLAGERLRVQSAGSAPSQVNPLAIRALGEIGVETSGQRSKSVDEIDRATVDTVITLCAEEVCPVFLGTVRRLHWPLPDPAGHDEGEEASLERFRSVRDELSRRIAAWLQQEGHSPATKAGD encoded by the coding sequence GTGACCCGCGGTGTCCTCTTCCTCTGCGTCGCCAACTCGGCCCGCAGCCAGATGGCCGAAGGGATCGCCCGGCAGCTCGCCGGCGAACGCCTGCGGGTCCAGAGCGCCGGCTCGGCGCCCTCGCAGGTCAACCCGCTCGCCATCCGGGCACTGGGCGAGATCGGCGTCGAAACCTCGGGTCAGCGCTCGAAGTCGGTCGACGAGATCGATCGGGCCACGGTCGACACCGTGATCACCCTCTGCGCCGAGGAGGTCTGCCCCGTGTTTCTCGGCACGGTTCGTCGCCTGCACTGGCCGCTGCCCGATCCCGCCGGACACGACGAGGGGGAGGAAGCGAGCCTCGAGCGCTTCCGGTCGGTACGCGACGAGCTCAGCCGGCGCATTGCGGCCTGGCTGCAGCAGGAAGGGCACTCTCCCGCAACGAAGGCAGGAGACTGA